A single window of Flagellimonas maritima DNA harbors:
- the pgi gene encoding glucose-6-phosphate isomerase codes for MALPKIDPTTTKAWEKLSRHYQDTKNQHLRKLFTADKERGKLFVIHWNDFLVDYSKNRITQQTMSLLLELAEEVGLKNAIKAYFKGDEINQTERRAVLHTALRAKKSDEVHVDGKNIVPEVYEVREKIKVFSEGVISGDRRGYSNKKFTDVVNIGIGGSDLGPAMVVEALKFYKNHLRMHFVSNVDGDHVHEILKELNPETTLFVVVSKTFTTQETLSNAITIKKWFLENGSQEDIAKHFVAVSTNTQKIKDFGISADNVFPMWDWVGGRFSLWSAVGISISLSIGYDNYAELLSGANEMDVHFKETAFSKNIPIVLALVGIWYNNFYNAETEAIIPYTQYLNRFSAYLQQGIMESNGKSTDRSGNSINYETGTIIWGEPGTNSQHAFFQLIHQGTKLIPVDFIGFKESLHGDKDHHNKLLANFFAQTEALMNGKTKDEVKEELQEQEFTAKEIEALLPFKIFQGNKPTNTILISKLTPKSLGSLIALYEHKIFVQGIIWNIFSYDQWGVELGKQLAKSTLSDIEGSEIGNHDSSTLNLLHFFKN; via the coding sequence ATGGCACTCCCCAAAATTGACCCCACAACCACAAAAGCCTGGGAAAAACTTTCAAGACACTATCAAGACACTAAAAATCAACATTTAAGGAAACTGTTTACTGCAGATAAAGAACGTGGAAAATTATTTGTAATTCACTGGAACGATTTTCTAGTAGATTATTCAAAAAATAGAATTACACAACAAACAATGAGTTTGTTACTGGAATTGGCTGAAGAAGTTGGCTTAAAAAACGCAATAAAGGCCTATTTTAAAGGGGACGAAATTAATCAAACGGAAAGAAGGGCGGTTTTGCACACAGCGCTACGTGCTAAAAAAAGTGATGAGGTTCATGTAGATGGAAAAAATATTGTTCCTGAGGTTTATGAAGTCAGAGAAAAAATAAAGGTTTTTTCAGAAGGTGTGATTTCTGGTGATAGAAGAGGATATTCTAATAAAAAGTTCACAGATGTAGTAAATATTGGTATTGGAGGGTCTGACTTGGGACCTGCAATGGTAGTTGAAGCGCTCAAATTTTATAAGAATCATTTAAGAATGCATTTTGTGAGCAATGTAGATGGAGACCATGTTCATGAAATACTAAAAGAACTAAATCCAGAAACAACATTGTTTGTGGTTGTCTCTAAGACGTTCACAACTCAAGAAACGTTGAGCAATGCCATTACCATTAAAAAATGGTTTTTAGAAAACGGCTCACAAGAAGATATTGCCAAACACTTTGTGGCAGTTTCAACAAACACCCAAAAAATCAAGGATTTTGGAATATCGGCAGACAATGTTTTTCCTATGTGGGACTGGGTAGGAGGTCGCTTTTCACTCTGGAGTGCGGTAGGGATTTCGATTTCGCTATCCATAGGATACGATAATTATGCAGAATTATTATCAGGAGCCAATGAAATGGATGTTCATTTTAAAGAGACAGCGTTTTCAAAAAATATCCCGATTGTTTTGGCACTTGTAGGTATTTGGTACAATAACTTTTATAATGCAGAGACAGAGGCGATTATCCCATATACACAATATTTGAATCGTTTTTCCGCCTATTTGCAACAGGGCATTATGGAAAGTAACGGTAAAAGCACGGACAGATCTGGTAATAGTATAAATTATGAGACAGGAACTATTATTTGGGGAGAACCGGGCACTAACTCACAGCACGCTTTCTTTCAGCTCATCCATCAAGGCACAAAATTGATTCCTGTGGATTTTATTGGGTTTAAAGAATCTTTACATGGAGATAAAGACCACCATAACAAGCTTTTGGCCAATTTTTTTGCACAAACAGAAGCTCTAATGAACGGCAAGACCAAAGATGAGGTCAAGGAAGAACTTCAAGAACAAGAATTTACCGCCAAAGAAATAGAAGCACTTTTGCCTTTCAAAATCTTTCAGGGCAACAAACCGACCAATACTATTCTTATCAGTAAGCTCACTCCAAAAAGTTTAGGATCACTTATTGCACTTTACGAGCATAAAATATTTGTTCAGGGAATTATTTGGAATATTTTCAGTTATGATCAATGGGGCGTGGAATTGGGCAAGCAATTGGCAAAATCTACTCTTTCTGATATTGAAGGTTCCGAAATTGGCAATCATGATAGTTCTACACTAAATCTTTTGCATTTTTTTAAGAATTGA
- a CDS encoding M23 family metallopeptidase, whose protein sequence is MYKFFGALLALMMLVSCKEEKVLVQELGPEEPVEQPIIKHFGFNLDEFKVVHDTVRNGDSFGELMLKNKVDYPKIYTISENFKDTFDVRKIMVGKPYVILKSKDTSEVAEVFIYQNDRINYTVVDLRDSVMAYKSKKKVKYVEREASGIIETSLSEAILDQGIDYNVTLNLSEIYAWTIDFFRLEKGDKFKVIYKERYINDTIYAGAEPIEAAFFEHKGKPIYAFSYEADSLKQMTDYFDEEANNLRSTFLRAPIKFGYRLSSRYNLKRRIAYYGYKVRPHKGTDYAAPIGTPIIATADGTVTESRRKGGNGKYVKIRHNGTYSTQYLHMRKQKVKRGEYVRQGDVIGWVGMTGNTGGPHVCYRFWKNGRQVDPLREKLPAAEPIADSLRLDYLEYIDPLKTQLDCIEYTLPAPEPQENLITLNK, encoded by the coding sequence ATGTATAAATTTTTTGGGGCACTGTTGGCACTGATGATGTTGGTGTCATGTAAAGAAGAAAAGGTATTGGTACAGGAATTGGGACCGGAAGAACCGGTTGAACAGCCAATAATAAAACATTTTGGATTTAATCTCGATGAATTCAAAGTAGTTCACGATACCGTAAGAAACGGAGACAGTTTTGGAGAACTTATGTTGAAGAATAAAGTGGACTACCCTAAAATATACACAATATCAGAGAACTTTAAAGATACTTTTGATGTTAGAAAAATAATGGTCGGTAAGCCATACGTGATTTTAAAATCAAAAGATACCTCAGAAGTTGCAGAAGTTTTCATTTACCAGAACGATCGTATAAACTATACTGTTGTTGATCTTCGTGATAGTGTAATGGCCTATAAGAGTAAAAAGAAAGTTAAATATGTAGAACGTGAAGCTTCTGGAATAATAGAAACATCACTATCCGAAGCAATTTTAGATCAGGGCATAGATTATAACGTTACGTTGAACCTTTCAGAAATCTATGCATGGACGATTGATTTCTTTAGATTGGAAAAAGGGGACAAGTTCAAGGTTATTTATAAAGAGAGATATATCAATGATACCATATACGCTGGAGCAGAACCAATAGAAGCTGCATTTTTTGAGCATAAGGGGAAACCAATATATGCATTTTCCTACGAAGCGGATTCTCTAAAACAGATGACCGATTATTTTGATGAAGAAGCCAATAATTTAAGAAGTACATTTTTAAGGGCACCGATCAAGTTTGGATACAGACTATCATCTAGATATAATTTAAAAAGAAGAATTGCATATTACGGCTATAAGGTAAGACCGCATAAAGGAACGGATTACGCTGCACCAATTGGGACACCTATCATCGCCACCGCGGATGGCACTGTCACCGAATCCAGAAGAAAAGGTGGCAATGGAAAGTATGTAAAAATCAGGCACAACGGAACCTATAGTACCCAATATTTGCATATGCGAAAGCAAAAGGTAAAAAGAGGAGAGTATGTAAGACAAGGAGATGTAATAGGATGGGTCGGTATGACAGGAAATACCGGAGGCCCCCATGTGTGTTACAGATTCTGGAAAAATGGTAGGCAAGTAGACCCACTTAGAGAGAAATTGCCTGCCGCGGAACCTATAGCAGATTCCCTGAGATTGGATTACCTAGAATATATAGATCCTTTAAAAACTCAATTGGATTGTATAGAATACACATTGCCCGCTCCAGAACCGCAAGAAAATCTTATAACACTCAATAAGTAA
- a CDS encoding tryptophan 2,3-dioxygenase family protein: MKNDERIESQINKLEEKFKNSGQDLSSYLDGLLYQRYLTYWDYIHLDTLLSLQVPRTHFPDEEIFIMYHQITELYFKLILHEQKQIVDDKSQSLDFFIEKANRINSYFKALISSFRIMINGMQREQFLRYRMALLPASGFQSAQYRMIELYATPLENLVHHSERDSFSANDEIEELFENIYWKKGATDINTGEKTLTLKQFEFRYTPRLLRISNQVKSSTIYHKYLQLPESSRKDERLITSLKDLDVNANVNWPLMHMGSAYRYLAKENKEVGSTGGTNWKDYLPPSFQKIIFFPTLYSEDEKLSWGKQWVDHIFNPANKEF, from the coding sequence ATGAAGAATGATGAGCGAATTGAGTCCCAAATCAATAAGCTTGAAGAAAAGTTCAAAAATTCTGGACAAGATTTAAGTTCTTATCTCGATGGGCTTCTTTATCAAAGATACCTTACCTACTGGGATTATATCCATTTAGATACATTGCTCAGTCTTCAAGTGCCACGTACACACTTTCCTGATGAAGAGATATTTATTATGTACCATCAGATTACCGAACTTTATTTTAAGCTTATTCTGCATGAGCAGAAACAAATAGTTGATGATAAATCCCAAAGCCTTGATTTTTTCATAGAAAAGGCAAATCGCATCAACAGTTATTTCAAAGCGTTGATATCTTCTTTCAGGATTATGATAAATGGAATGCAGCGTGAACAATTTTTACGTTATCGCATGGCACTTTTACCTGCAAGCGGGTTTCAATCCGCACAATACAGGATGATAGAGCTTTATGCTACTCCTTTGGAAAATTTGGTACATCATTCTGAGCGGGATTCTTTTTCTGCAAATGATGAAATAGAAGAACTTTTTGAAAATATTTATTGGAAAAAAGGTGCTACGGATATTAATACTGGGGAGAAAACACTTACGCTCAAACAATTTGAGTTTAGATATACCCCAAGACTTTTGAGAATATCCAATCAGGTAAAAAGCAGTACTATTTATCACAAATACCTACAATTGCCTGAGTCATCTAGAAAAGATGAGCGTTTAATAACATCATTAAAGGATTTGGATGTAAATGCCAATGTAAACTGGCCATTGATGCACATGGGTTCAGCGTACCGGTATTTAGCTAAAGAAAATAAAGAAGTTGGTTCCACGGGAGGGACCAATTGGAAGGACTATCTGCCACCCAGTTTTCAGAAAATAATTTTTTTCCCAACTTTGTACTCAGAAGACGAGAAGCTATCATGGGGAAAACAATGGGTAGATCATATTTTTAATCCAGCAAATAAGGAATTTTAA
- a CDS encoding DUF3108 domain-containing protein produces the protein MKYFFIIFSLMFAIHATSQNVQPAYKAGEWLKFRIHYGFLNASYATLNLRNDTIDNTPVYHVVGRGKTTGFASIFFKVDDTYESYFGKKSGKPYRFIRKINEGGYTKDIEIDFYHDQDKAVLKDNKNGKQLDIPVHDEIQDLLSASYYLRNRYALEEFEVGKSINMDMLFDDDGVYKFKLKFLGKEVIRTKFGKVECLKFRPIVQSGRVFKENESLTLWVSNDLNKIPIRIKADLAVGSLKADLDGYNGLKNQFKIIMR, from the coding sequence ATGAAATATTTTTTCATCATTTTTTCTTTAATGTTTGCAATTCATGCAACGTCTCAAAATGTACAGCCCGCCTACAAAGCTGGCGAATGGCTTAAATTTCGAATCCATTATGGATTCCTTAATGCCAGTTACGCTACCCTGAATTTGAGGAATGATACCATAGATAATACTCCCGTATACCATGTTGTCGGTAGAGGTAAAACAACTGGTTTTGCCAGTATATTTTTTAAAGTAGATGATACCTATGAGAGCTATTTTGGAAAAAAAAGCGGCAAACCCTATCGTTTTATTCGTAAAATAAATGAAGGCGGCTACACAAAAGATATTGAAATCGATTTTTATCATGACCAGGATAAAGCTGTTCTAAAAGACAACAAAAATGGAAAACAATTGGACATTCCCGTGCACGACGAAATTCAGGATTTATTGTCGGCCTCATATTATCTAAGGAACAGATATGCACTTGAGGAATTTGAGGTAGGTAAATCCATTAACATGGATATGCTTTTTGATGATGATGGAGTCTATAAATTTAAGTTGAAATTTTTGGGAAAAGAAGTCATTCGTACCAAGTTTGGCAAAGTAGAATGTCTTAAATTTAGGCCCATAGTACAATCTGGTCGAGTTTTTAAGGAAAACGAAAGCCTTACTCTATGGGTTTCGAATGATCTGAACAAAATTCCGATCAGGATCAAGGCAGATTTGGCCGTAGGGTCCCTTAAGGCAGATTTAGATGGTTATAACGGCCTCAAGAACCAATTTAAAATAATAATGAGATAG
- a CDS encoding patatin-like phospholipase family protein, producing MKNKIVILLLAFFGTWGIAQTTEKEEVPIQVGLVLSGGGAKGLAHIGTLKVLEQAGVKVDYIGGTSMGAIIGALYASGYSATELDSIFRVTDFSKLIQDDVPRSAKTFYDKDDSERYALGLPFTNFHVSFPQAISGGQNIYNELVRLLFHVKDIKDFKKLPIPFLCIATNVETGEEVLLESGYLPEAIMASGTFPSLFEPSEIDGKLLIDGGVVNNYPIDEVKKMGANLIIGVDVQHGLSDREALSSATEILLQINNYRTVSDMKKKIDKTEIYIKPKIEDFSVIDFGRGKEIVLTGEEAALEKFAELQKVAQVQNESPLSKRIVEPSDSLTINRLIIKGNDKYTRGYIKGKLRFDLAERISFDDLKQGVSNLSATGNFKTIRYQLVSNGLGTDLILKLVETETKMFLKLSAHYDDLYKSAALINLTKKNFLLKDDVASFDFILGDNLRYNLEYYLDKGFYWSFGVKSEFTNFDTDVDFGLISSNFEVPADPNIREINLDVTDLTNQAYLQTVLQEEFAVTLGLEHKLLRYSTRTINQFVDNGEDTFVPTDSERTFFDDSNYFSAYGKITLDTYNDKYFPTKGIFFDSDFHFYLLSSDFNENFKEFSVGKARLGTAFNLFNNVSLNIEAEGGFKLGTSSVTSFDFVLGGYGNDFVNNFIPFFGYDFLSLPGNSFVKSYGRLDYNFAPKNHALFSANFANVDDDLFRTGEWFTEPTFSGYGIGYGYESFLGPVQIYYSWSPEINENTFFFSIGYWF from the coding sequence ATGAAAAACAAAATAGTCATATTGCTACTTGCTTTTTTTGGTACTTGGGGTATTGCTCAAACCACTGAAAAAGAAGAGGTGCCCATACAAGTGGGTCTTGTACTTAGCGGTGGTGGAGCAAAGGGGCTGGCCCATATTGGCACATTAAAGGTTTTGGAACAAGCCGGTGTAAAGGTAGACTATATTGGCGGCACAAGCATGGGTGCCATAATCGGTGCGCTCTATGCATCTGGATATTCAGCAACGGAGCTGGATTCGATTTTTAGGGTAACGGATTTTTCAAAATTGATTCAGGATGATGTCCCAAGAAGCGCTAAAACATTTTACGATAAGGACGACTCTGAACGGTATGCGCTCGGGCTTCCTTTTACAAACTTTCATGTTTCTTTCCCACAGGCCATCTCCGGAGGTCAGAATATCTATAATGAACTGGTCAGGCTTTTGTTTCATGTAAAAGATATTAAGGACTTCAAAAAATTGCCCATCCCTTTTTTATGTATCGCTACAAATGTGGAAACAGGTGAAGAAGTGTTGCTGGAAAGTGGATACCTGCCCGAAGCTATTATGGCCAGTGGTACGTTCCCATCATTGTTCGAGCCCTCTGAAATTGATGGTAAACTTTTGATAGATGGAGGTGTGGTAAACAACTACCCTATAGATGAAGTAAAGAAAATGGGCGCCAACCTAATCATTGGTGTAGATGTTCAACATGGCTTATCAGATAGGGAAGCATTATCATCGGCTACAGAAATCCTTCTTCAAATAAATAATTATAGAACGGTCAGTGATATGAAAAAGAAAATCGATAAGACCGAAATTTATATAAAACCTAAAATCGAGGATTTTTCCGTTATCGATTTTGGTCGTGGTAAAGAGATTGTTCTCACCGGTGAAGAAGCTGCGCTGGAGAAGTTTGCTGAACTGCAAAAAGTAGCCCAAGTACAAAATGAATCTCCACTTTCAAAAAGGATAGTCGAACCCTCTGACAGTCTTACTATCAATAGATTGATAATCAAAGGAAATGATAAGTACACCAGGGGCTACATAAAAGGAAAACTTAGATTTGACTTGGCCGAGAGGATTTCATTTGACGATTTAAAACAGGGCGTAAGCAACCTGTCCGCAACAGGTAACTTCAAGACTATAAGATATCAATTGGTATCCAATGGCTTGGGCACTGATTTGATATTAAAGCTAGTAGAAACAGAGACTAAAATGTTCTTAAAGCTTTCAGCTCATTATGATGATCTTTATAAAAGCGCTGCACTGATCAATCTCACCAAAAAGAATTTTTTGCTCAAGGACGACGTAGCATCTTTTGATTTTATTCTGGGAGATAATTTAAGGTACAATTTGGAATATTATCTTGATAAGGGTTTTTACTGGAGTTTTGGTGTTAAATCGGAGTTTACCAATTTTGATACAGATGTGGATTTTGGTTTGATAAGCTCAAACTTTGAAGTTCCCGCAGATCCAAACATTCGTGAAATAAACTTGGATGTAACGGATTTGACCAATCAAGCTTATTTACAGACCGTCTTGCAAGAAGAATTTGCCGTAACCTTAGGTTTAGAGCACAAACTGTTGCGTTACAGTACCCGAACCATAAATCAATTTGTGGATAATGGCGAAGATACTTTTGTGCCAACAGATTCAGAACGAACTTTTTTTGATGACTCAAACTATTTTAGCGCCTATGGAAAAATAACATTGGATACCTATAACGATAAATACTTTCCAACCAAAGGCATATTTTTTGACAGTGATTTTCATTTTTATCTCCTTTCCTCAGACTTTAATGAAAATTTTAAGGAATTCTCCGTTGGAAAAGCAAGACTTGGAACAGCTTTCAATCTTTTCAATAACGTAAGCCTTAATATAGAGGCCGAAGGAGGTTTTAAATTGGGAACTTCCAGTGTTACATCCTTTGATTTCGTTCTTGGAGGATATGGAAATGATTTTGTGAATAATTTTATTCCATTCTTTGGATATGATTTTTTAAGCCTTCCCGGAAACAGTTTTGTAAAATCCTATGGAAGGTTGGATTATAATTTTGCGCCCAAGAACCACGCATTGTTTTCAGCGAATTTTGCAAACGTTGACGATGATTTATTTCGTACAGGGGAATGGTTTACGGAGCCTACATTTTCTGGCTATGGAATAGGTTATGGGTATGAATCCTTTCTGGGCCCTGTTCAGATATATTATTCCTGGTCTCCGGAAATAAACGAGAACACCTTTTTCTTTAGCATAGGATATTGGTTCTAG
- the uvrC gene encoding excinuclease ABC subunit UvrC — protein MSDPSSIDVQISALPDSPGVYQFYDADGKILYVGKAKNLKKRVSSYFNKKQEYGKTRVLVKKIHSVKHIVVATESDALLLENNLIKKLLPRYNVMLKDDKSYPWICIKNERFPRVFPTRKLIKDGSEYYGPYTSMKTVRTLLDLVKSVYPLRTCNYDLSKEKISSGKYKVCLEYHLGNCMGPCEGLQEVEEYHRQIADIREIIKGNFKSSLQFFKSQMKELAGKMEFEKAQRIKDKIDILENYQVKSTVVNPKINNVDVFTIISDETHGYVNFLQLSHGSIVRSHTMEIKKKLEETNEELLQLAIIELRQRFNSKSKEIYLPFPIAVEDDVKVTLPKLGDKRRILELSERNARFFRQDRFKQIKIVDPDRHTKRIMAQMKADLRLSKEPTHIECFDNSNIQGSNPVAACVVFKNGKPSKKDYRHFNIKTVEGPDDFASMEEVVFRRYKRLLNEEEPLPQLIVIDGGKGQLSSSLRSLDILGLRGKIAIIGIAKRLEEIYFPEDPIPLYLDKKSETLKIIQQLRNEAHRFGITHHRNRRSKAAINSELESIEGIGKKTAEQLLKRFKSVKRIKEATIDSLAESVGMARAKKIYKSFH, from the coding sequence ATGTCCGATCCATCATCCATAGATGTTCAAATAAGTGCATTACCAGATAGCCCTGGGGTGTATCAGTTTTATGATGCTGATGGAAAAATCCTGTATGTGGGCAAGGCTAAAAACCTAAAAAAAAGGGTTTCTTCCTATTTTAATAAAAAACAGGAATATGGCAAGACCAGGGTATTGGTCAAAAAAATACATTCGGTCAAACACATTGTGGTCGCTACGGAATCTGATGCATTACTTTTGGAAAACAATCTTATAAAAAAACTTCTTCCCCGATATAATGTAATGCTCAAAGACGACAAATCTTATCCATGGATTTGTATCAAAAACGAGCGATTTCCAAGGGTTTTCCCCACCAGAAAGTTGATTAAGGACGGCTCTGAATATTATGGCCCATATACTAGCATGAAAACTGTGAGAACGCTTTTAGACCTTGTTAAAAGTGTTTATCCCTTAAGAACTTGCAATTATGATCTTTCCAAGGAAAAGATTTCTTCCGGGAAATATAAGGTATGTCTGGAATACCACTTGGGCAATTGCATGGGGCCATGTGAGGGACTTCAAGAAGTGGAAGAATATCATAGGCAGATAGCTGATATTCGGGAAATTATAAAAGGTAATTTTAAAAGCTCGCTACAATTCTTCAAATCACAGATGAAGGAACTGGCAGGTAAAATGGAATTTGAAAAGGCACAGCGCATCAAGGATAAAATTGACATACTTGAAAATTATCAGGTCAAATCCACGGTGGTGAATCCCAAAATCAACAATGTTGATGTATTCACCATAATTTCTGACGAGACCCATGGTTATGTTAATTTTCTTCAACTTTCCCATGGATCTATAGTTAGATCGCATACTATGGAAATCAAAAAGAAATTGGAGGAAACCAATGAAGAACTTTTGCAATTGGCCATCATAGAATTGAGACAGCGATTTAATTCTAAATCCAAAGAAATTTATTTGCCCTTTCCCATTGCGGTAGAGGATGATGTTAAGGTCACACTTCCAAAATTGGGAGATAAACGTAGAATTCTTGAGTTATCTGAACGAAATGCACGTTTTTTTAGACAGGATAGGTTCAAACAAATCAAAATTGTGGACCCGGATAGGCATACAAAAAGAATAATGGCACAGATGAAGGCTGATTTGAGGCTTTCTAAAGAACCAACACACATAGAATGCTTTGACAACTCCAATATTCAAGGCAGCAATCCAGTGGCCGCTTGTGTTGTTTTCAAAAATGGAAAGCCTTCCAAGAAAGACTATAGACATTTCAATATAAAAACAGTGGAAGGCCCGGACGATTTTGCAAGTATGGAAGAAGTGGTTTTTAGAAGATATAAAAGACTCCTAAACGAAGAGGAGCCTTTGCCACAGTTAATTGTTATTGATGGCGGTAAAGGACAGTTGTCATCATCATTGAGGAGTTTGGACATTTTGGGCCTACGCGGAAAAATTGCGATAATAGGAATAGCCAAACGTTTGGAGGAGATTTATTTCCCAGAAGATCCCATACCACTTTATCTGGATAAAAAATCCGAGACCTTAAAGATTATCCAGCAATTAAGAAATGAAGCCCATAGATTTGGGATAACCCACCATAGAAACAGAAGAAGCAAGGCTGCCATTAATTCTGAGCTAGAAAGTATCGAGGGGATAGGTAAAAAAACTGCAGAACAGTTGTTGAAGCGTTTTAAATCGGTCAAGCGGATTAAGGAGGCAACCATTGATAGTCTTGCCGAATCCGTGGGCATGGCCAGGGCAAAAAAAATTTATAAGTCCTTTCATTAG
- a CDS encoding 5-formyltetrahydrofolate cyclo-ligase — MLKHELRKKYKNLRQEKSFSLLSDLSITLTNHVLQIPIWDFFYFHIFLSIEQSKEVDTLPLITMLQGKDKNIVVPRITGESSIENYLLTDSTKFKKNKWHIPEPVDGIVVPESKIDVVFIPLLAFDVKGNRVGYGKGYYDTFLGKCRKETIKIGLSIFNAEDRIDDIHKNDVKLDYCITPDKIYRF, encoded by the coding sequence ATGTTGAAACATGAACTAAGAAAAAAATATAAAAATCTCAGGCAAGAAAAATCTTTCTCGCTCCTTTCAGATTTGAGTATTACTCTAACCAATCATGTACTTCAAATCCCTATCTGGGATTTTTTTTATTTCCATATTTTCTTAAGTATTGAGCAAAGTAAAGAAGTTGATACATTGCCCTTAATTACAATGTTGCAGGGAAAGGATAAAAATATTGTGGTCCCTAGAATAACAGGGGAGAGTTCTATAGAGAACTATCTTCTTACGGATAGTACCAAATTCAAAAAAAATAAATGGCATATTCCAGAACCAGTAGACGGAATAGTAGTTCCCGAAAGTAAGATAGATGTAGTTTTTATACCATTATTGGCCTTTGATGTAAAAGGTAATCGTGTTGGTTACGGCAAAGGGTATTATGATACTTTTCTTGGGAAATGTAGAAAGGAGACTATTAAAATAGGCTTATCAATTTTTAATGCCGAAGACCGCATAGATGACATTCATAAAAATGATGTTAAGTTGGATTATTGCATAACACCGGATAAAATTTACAGATTCTAA
- a CDS encoding lipoprotein signal peptidase, whose translation MNLKKSLLIIILILVIDQISKIYVKTNFILGESTIVFDWFKILFIENEGAAWGTKLSDLLPISESTGKLVLTIFRLFAIFGIGYWLWDIIKKQSPKTLILAVSLIFAGALGNIIDSVFYGMIFNDSSGQVATLFSDDPYGKIFYGKVVDMLYFPLIDTTWPEWVPSIGGNNFRFFEPVFNVADTAISTGVGILIVFNKKAFPKTDKENAES comes from the coding sequence ATGAATTTAAAGAAGTCCCTGTTAATCATTATACTAATTTTGGTAATTGACCAGATTAGCAAAATTTACGTAAAAACTAACTTTATTCTCGGCGAATCTACTATAGTTTTCGATTGGTTCAAAATACTTTTTATAGAGAATGAAGGCGCTGCATGGGGAACAAAGCTTAGTGATCTGCTCCCTATATCTGAATCGACCGGAAAACTGGTACTCACCATATTTAGACTTTTTGCAATTTTTGGAATTGGTTATTGGCTTTGGGACATTATTAAAAAGCAATCACCCAAAACCTTGATTTTGGCAGTCTCGCTCATTTTTGCAGGAGCATTGGGCAACATTATCGATTCTGTTTTCTATGGAATGATTTTCAATGATAGCAGTGGTCAAGTTGCTACACTGTTTTCAGATGACCCTTATGGAAAAATCTTTTATGGTAAAGTTGTTGATATGCTTTATTTTCCATTGATAGATACTACTTGGCCAGAATGGGTTCCCTCTATTGGAGGCAATAATTTTCGTTTTTTTGAACCTGTGTTCAATGTTGCGGATACAGCTATAAGTACAGGGGTGGGTATATTAATTGTATTCAATAAAAAAGCTTTCCCAAAAACAGACAAGGAGAACGCAGAAAGTTAG
- a CDS encoding TraR/DksA family transcriptional regulator produces MAEDLKIRYSDKDLEEFKALIEEKIDKAKKHLDLLKSSYMNDGNNGTDDTSPTFKAFEEGSETMSKEANTQLAIRQEKFIRDLKNALLRIENKTYGICRVTGKLINRERLKLVPHATLSIEAKNMQK; encoded by the coding sequence ATGGCAGAAGATTTAAAAATAAGATATTCGGATAAGGACTTAGAAGAATTTAAAGCACTGATCGAAGAAAAAATAGATAAGGCCAAAAAACATTTGGACCTTCTCAAAAGTTCATATATGAACGACGGAAACAATGGCACCGATGATACCTCACCAACTTTTAAGGCTTTTGAGGAAGGTTCCGAGACCATGAGCAAAGAAGCGAACACCCAACTGGCAATACGCCAAGAAAAATTTATTAGGGACCTAAAGAACGCTTTGTTGCGAATAGAGAACAAAACCTATGGTATTTGCCGTGTTACGGGAAAACTTATAAATAGGGAGCGATTAAAGCTGGTACCACATGCTACATTGAGTATTGAGGCCAAGAATATGCAGAAATAG